Sequence from the Fulvivirga ligni genome:
TGGTTAAGGGCTTCACCAGATCATCAAGTATGAGTTCATTCGATCCTTGTGAAATTTGATAGTCTTTAGAAGCCACCTCCTGACCTGCATAGCTGGTAATTTTGATCTGCACACTGGCCGACTGCTCAACATTTACAGGTAATGTTAAATGTTCTCCAAATGGATTTGGATAAGGAATAACTGATTGATTATTAGCTTCTTCAGCAATTTCTGATCTTCCCAGAACCATGGCCGCGGATGAACCATATACTTCTAATTCAAATAAGGAATAACCCCAAATGGTAGCGCGACCAGTGCCATAAACTCTAACATATCTGGCAGTGGAATTAATACCGGTGTACTCATTCTCCAAGCTTGAATTTGATGATTCAGAACGCACAATGGACCAGTTGTTTGCATCATTGGATACTTCCACTCTGAAGGCACTGGCGTAGGCTCCTTCCCAGGTGAGCTTGATCCTGTCAATTAAATATTGGTTTTGTAAATCAACATAGAGCCATTGGGGATCACTGTATTCACTTTCCCAACGAGAATTCAGGCTGCCATCCACGGAATTGCTACCCTGATTATTATTGAAAGTGCTGGAGCTGGATGTCGGCTTGTTCAGTGCTAAATTGGTAATTCCGCCCACATACGGTGTTCCGAAAAGCTCCAACTCCGCTAATTGCAGCGATGCTGCGCCATTATTGGTAATATTCAATCGATAATAGGCATAGCCTCCGGAAGTTGAAACATTATACGTTTTGGTCTGAAAACGTGCATTGAAACTTTCACTACTGCGGGCATCCAATTGCGTCCAGGTATTACCATCGTTAGAACCCTGTAGGCTCCAGGAGGCAGGATCTCTCGGTGGGTTGTCATTGGCTGATGTAATGGTATAACCGCTGAGCGTATATCTTTCATTGGCCTGAAACTGCACCCAGCCGCTGTTATGAAAGGTCAGGTATTTGGTGGATGAGCTATTGTCTATCAGCTTATTGATGTCCTCACCGGCAGGTGAATCTGTATACTGAGCTGAAATTGTACCTCCTAGATCGGTAATGTCTTCCCCCTGCAGACCTTTGCTGCCATATACTTCCAGTTCATATATCGAATAGCCAAAAATGGTTGCTCGCGCTGTACCGTAAATCCTGACATAGCGTGCAGAAGTGGTAAGGTTAGAGAATTCATTTACCAGATTAGCATTACCCGTCACACTCTGAATGGTAGTCCAGTTGGTAGCATTATCTGATACCTGAACCTGATAGCTGCTAGCATAGGCTCCCTCCCAGGTGATCTTGATTCTATTGATGTCATAATTATCCTGGAGATCGACATACATCCATTGCGGATCGCTGTACTCGCTTTCCCAGCGCGTACCATAACCACCGTCTACGGCCTTACTTCCGGCATTATCTCCCAGGGTTGATGAAGTGACCACCGGCTTATACAAAGCCAGATTATCATTGCCTGAGGAAGTGCTGTTGTAAGGCGTGATTTTAACATCAGGCGATTGTCCTTCTAGCAAATCAGAATTAAAGCGAATGGTTAAGTTCTTAGATTCACCAGGAAGCAAAGTGAAATAGCCATCGCTAATGATAGATGGCAGAATGCGCTCTTTAGATGAACCTTTGATGGCCTGCACTCTATTGGCAAAAGCAATGGATTGGCCTTGATTAGCCACTGTTACATTCATCAGCATCTCTCCATTACTGTTGCTTATCGTTTTAGTGACGTTGAGAACTGCTGGTTGCAAGGTATTGATGGCGCTCAAAGCATTTTCTGTTTTGCCTCTGATGTAGAAGTTCTGAGAAACTACATTTCCTGAGCCATTGCTTAAAGTTAATCGCACGAAGTAGACCTCCGTAAGTTGCTGATTATTAAATTGTAATGTAGATATTTTAGATAAGGTGTTTGAATTGACGGAACCTACATTCACCACCGTATTTTGTACCTTTTGTCCATCCAGATTAATGACTTCAAGTCGGGCTGAAAGACCACTATAATTTTGAGCGGTGGTGTTCGACACTTCCACATCTCCTGATGATGGCACCATGAGAATATGTAGTGGCTCACAGGCGGATTTAGCTCCCCAATAAGCTCCCGTTTGGTCATGATAGTAGTCATAAGTTTGCCAAACCATGGATGGATAGGCTGATTGGCTCATCCAGATTAACAGGCCGGAGGCATCATCCCACATGTTATGGAGCCAGCCTTCAAACATGGCTTTGTTGGTTCTCATATTTAGAATTTGAGACTTTTTACAGAAATCCTGTATGTTGTCACTGGCGCCATATCGCTGCTGCACACTGTTAAAATAGCCATCAGCACCTGCGGCTCGTGAATAAGTATCTCCGAAGAAATGCTGATCCCACATGCTGTTACGAGGCCATTGATTAGACTCTGGCATAAACTCCTTGAAGCTGTCATAATTCGGGAAAACCGCAGTTCCCAATTCTGTCTTAAGTCCCCAACTTTCAGGTCCGTAAATTCTTGGCGGGCTGTCATAATAGCTGGCCGGATTCAGGTTGAGCCATGGGCCGCTGGAGCTCAGGGCCTCTCCTATCGAATTGGCCTGAAATCGTCTGTCATTGCCATCATAGGTGGAAACAGCGGCAGTGTAGAGGTCAATATATTCCTGCGATGGGTCGAACTCATTGGCACCACACCACACCGCAATGGAAGGATGATTGCGATAGCGCTTTACCTTTTCAATGACATTATTATTGAAGATTGGAACGCTTCTAGGCCAGTAGATATACGTGGTAATCAGCCAGAAATCATCCCAAACCATGATGCCGTATTTATCGCAGGCTGCATAGAATTCTTCATCGGTAGTAGAACCCACCCAGTTTCGTATCATATTGAAATTCATCTCTTTATGCAGGCGAAGCTTGGTGTCATACTCATCACCACGGCACCGCAGCATATATTCTGACATGCCCCAGTTTCCTCCTTTCACAAATATTCGGACTCCGTTTACCTTCAAGTGAAGTATGTCTCCCTCAGTATCATAGCTGTATTCTTTTATTCCGAAAGTCACGTCCTTCTGATCGCGAACGCCACCGGCATTGAATTCAAAATGGCAGGTGTAAAGGTTGGGATCACCATAGCCATTGGGCCACCATAATTGTGGATTGCTTATGGTGAGCAGATTTTGCACTGTGGTGCTTTGTCCCGCGGCAATGGTAACATTCTGCGAAAACTGGTGATTACCCGGCTGAATAGTTCCTGTTAAGGTACCTGTTATGCTCTGGTTGGTGTGGTTTTCCAACTCCGTTCTAACGTCCAGATTTCCTGTGTTCAGGCTGGGCACTTTAGTTCTTATCCAGGGATCATTGATGGTGATGCCGTTAGTGGTGGTCAGATAAACATCATCGGTGATGCCCATATTGAGACCGGGAACCGATGGCATCCAATCCCAGCTGTCGCTCGAAACATAGCTTGGCATGGCAGAGCAGTTCATTGGTACCACAGGTAGATAGACCTTGATGGCCAAAGTGTTATTACCAGTATTTAGTAAGCTGCTAACATTATACTTACCCCTTTCCATAAAGCCATGAAGTGAGCCTAAGAGATTGCCATTCAGATAGATATCAGCATCGCGGTTGATCCCTTCAAAGTTGAGCCAAACATTTCCCTGATTAAAGCCAGCGTTATAATTAAATTC
This genomic interval carries:
- a CDS encoding discoidin domain-containing protein gives rise to the protein MKYTSTLKFGGVLALLCLFFNASAQLNQISLNSASGPANWKVRSAEDVNNDPAIHQVGYNTSAWVNASVPGTVFGSYVEQGLEADPNFGDNIYKVDKAIYNRDYWYRTEFNYNAGFNQGNVWLNFEGINRDADIYLNGNLLGSLHGFMERGKYNVSSLLNTGNNTLAIKVYLPVVPMNCSAMPSYVSSDSWDWMPSVPGLNMGITDDVYLTTTNGITINDPWIRTKVPSLNTGNLDVRTELENHTNQSITGTLTGTIQPGNHQFSQNVTIAAGQSTTVQNLLTISNPQLWWPNGYGDPNLYTCHFEFNAGGVRDQKDVTFGIKEYSYDTEGDILHLKVNGVRIFVKGGNWGMSEYMLRCRGDEYDTKLRLHKEMNFNMIRNWVGSTTDEEFYAACDKYGIMVWDDFWLITTYIYWPRSVPIFNNNVIEKVKRYRNHPSIAVWCGANEFDPSQEYIDLYTAAVSTYDGNDRRFQANSIGEALSSSGPWLNLNPASYYDSPPRIYGPESWGLKTELGTAVFPNYDSFKEFMPESNQWPRNSMWDQHFFGDTYSRAAGADGYFNSVQQRYGASDNIQDFCKKSQILNMRTNKAMFEGWLHNMWDDASGLLIWMSQSAYPSMVWQTYDYYHDQTGAYWGAKSACEPLHILMVPSSGDVEVSNTTAQNYSGLSARLEVINLDGQKVQNTVVNVGSVNSNTLSKISTLQFNNQQLTEVYFVRLTLSNGSGNVVSQNFYIRGKTENALSAINTLQPAVLNVTKTISNSNGEMLMNVTVANQGQSIAFANRVQAIKGSSKERILPSIISDGYFTLLPGESKNLTIRFNSDLLEGQSPDVKITPYNSTSSGNDNLALYKPVVTSSTLGDNAGSKAVDGGYGTRWESEYSDPQWMYVDLQDNYDINRIKITWEGAYASSYQVQVSDNATNWTTIQSVTGNANLVNEFSNLTTSARYVRIYGTARATIFGYSIYELEVYGSKGLQGEDITDLGGTISAQYTDSPAGEDINKLIDNSSSTKYLTFHNSGWVQFQANERYTLSGYTITSANDNPPRDPASWSLQGSNDGNTWTQLDARSSESFNARFQTKTYNVSTSGGYAYYRLNITNNGAASLQLAELELFGTPYVGGITNLALNKPTSSSSTFNNNQGSNSVDGSLNSRWESEYSDPQWLYVDLQNQYLIDRIKLTWEGAYASAFRVEVSNDANNWSIVRSESSNSSLENEYTGINSTARYVRVYGTGRATIWGYSLFELEVYGSSAAMVLGRSEIAEEANNQSVIPYPNPFGEHLTLPVNVEQSASVQIKITSYAGQEVASKDYQISQGSNELILDDLVKPLTNGVYFIEVKTPEGKVTHRLIKNQSDK